The DNA region AATTGCAAGTGGAATTCCTATGGGCGGAAATATAGAATATACTGATATGATGACACTAGTAAAATCATTAGAAGGAAGGCAGGAAATAAAAGATGAGTAAAAGTTTTTTTACATCTGAATTTGTATCACCTGGACACCCAGATAAAATCTGTGATCAAATTTCAGATGCGATACTAGATGAATGCTTATTAAATGACCCTAATTCAAGAGTAGCCTGTGAGACTTTTGCAACTACTGGTTTAGTTGTAGTTGGGGGAGAAATAACTACAGAAGGATATGTAGATATACAAAAAATAGTTAGAGATATAATAAAAGAAATAGGGTATATTCCAGGTCTTGGTTTTGACCATGACTGTGGAGTTATAAACACTATACACGCTCAATCACCTGATATATCAATGGGAGTTGATACAGGTGGGGCTGGAGACCAAGGCATAATGTTTGGTGGGGCAGTAAATGAAACTACTGAATACATGCCATTAGCCATAACATTAGCCCGTGAAATAATATTTAAATTAACTGAGTTAACTAAGAATAATACTCTAAATTGGGCTAGGCCTGATGCTAAAACCCAAGTTACATTAGAATATGAAAATGATAAAATAATTGGTATAGATACTATTGTTTTATCAGTTCAACATGATGAAGAAGTTACATTAGATAAAATAAAGAAAGATTTAAAAGAATTAGTAATAAAACCTGTATTAGAAAAATATGGCTATAATATATCAAATGTTAAAAAATTCTATATCAATCCAACAGGTCGTTTTGTAATAGGTGGCCCACATGGAGATACAGGACTTACAGGTAGAAAAATAATTGTAGATACATATGGCGGTTACTTTAAACACGGTGGTGGAGCATTTTCAGGAAAAGACAGTTCAAAAGTTGATAGAAGTGCTGCATATATGTGTAGATATATAGCAAAAAATTTAGTAGCAGCAGGAGTTGCTAAAAAATGTGAAGTTCAATTATCTTATGCCATAGGAGTTATAGAACCTACTTCTATTAAGGTTGATACTTTTGGAACTTCTAATATAGATGAAGAAAATATAGAAAAAGCAGTAAGAAAAATATTTAAATTAAGTCCTCGTGAAATTGAAAAACAATTCTCACTTAGAAAACCTTGTTTTAAATATAGAGATTTAGCTGCATTTGGGCATATAGGTCGTACAGATATAGATATCCCATGGGAAAAATTAGATAAAATTGAAGTAATAAAAGAGGTGCTTAATGTTTAAGAAAAGAAAAAATATAATTTTAATAATATTAGGACTATTTATAGTCCTTTTTCCTATTTTTTACACTAATTTAAAAAATAAGATGAATAAAAATAATGAAATAGTTACATACAATATATATTCTAAACCTAACACAATAGATCCACATCAATTTAGAGATATGTTAGCTGTACAACTTATGAATACTGTATATGAAGGATTATTAAGACAAGATGAAAATCAAAACTTTATACCAGCATTAGCCAAAAGTTTTGAAGAAAAATCAAATATTTTAACTTTTGAAATAAGAGAAGATGCAAAATACAGTGATGGAACTAAAGTTACTATAGATGACATAATAAACGGGTTTAGAAGAGCATTAAATCCTAAAACAGCGGCAAGATATTCTGAGATGCTTTTTCCTATTAAAAATGCAAAAAAATATAATAAAGGAGAAGCAACAAACGATGAACTTGGAGTTCAAAATGTAAATGGTAAATTAGTTATAACATTAGAAAAACCTACACCATATTTTAAATATGTTTTAACTCTACCAATATCATTTCCAGTAAAAGAAAAATTTGTAGATGACATAGAAGACTATACAAAAGCATTATATAATGGACCTTATATCATAAGTTCTATGAATGATGATGAAATAATATTAACAAAAAACAAATATTACTGGGACAATAAAAACGTACAATTAAACAAGGTTAAATTTGTAGCATTAAGCGACTCTTTTGTAATAGAAAATTTAATAAAAAATGAAGAACTAGATATTACTAGTGTTGATCCAATAGATATTGAGACAAAGAAAAAAAATAATGAACTATTTAGCTATTCTAACGGAAGAATTTGGTATTTAGAATTTAATTTAGCAAACGAAATCTTAAATGATAAAGAAAATAGACATATAATATCAGAATCTATAAATAGAAAAAAATATATAAAAGATATTAGAGAAGATGATTCTATAATAGCAAAATCTGTAATATCTGATTTATTAGGAGATTATAGAAAACTACACCCAGATGATACTTATTTAAAAGATGATATAAAATCTGATAAATTAAAAGGAAAAAAAATTAGATTGCTAACTGGAAACTCTACTTCTGAAGTAAAAGAAGCTAACTTTTTACAAGAAGAATTAAGAATTAAATTAGGTCTTGAAGTAGAAGTTTTAACTGTTACATTTAAAGATAGATTAGCATTAACTAGAAGTGGAGATTTTGATATAGTACTAAATACTTATAGTCCTAAACATGATGACCCTTTAACTATATTACATAGATGGTATAGACCTAATAAACCTAGCTATAATGCTTGGAGAAAAGAAGAATATATTAATTTAATAGATAAAATAGAAAATGAGACTGATACTAAAAAGCGTTATGAGTATATAAATAAGGCAGAAAGAATATTAGTTGATGATGCAATTATAGCACCTTTATTTTATTCAGTTGAAAATTGGTTTATTAGAAAAAATTTAAAAAATATTATAGTCCATCCTATTTCAAATACTATGGACATACATAAAATAAAGAGATAAGTCCAAAAAACTTATCTCATTTTTTAA from Oceanivirga salmonicida includes:
- the metK gene encoding methionine adenosyltransferase; this encodes MSKSFFTSEFVSPGHPDKICDQISDAILDECLLNDPNSRVACETFATTGLVVVGGEITTEGYVDIQKIVRDIIKEIGYIPGLGFDHDCGVINTIHAQSPDISMGVDTGGAGDQGIMFGGAVNETTEYMPLAITLAREIIFKLTELTKNNTLNWARPDAKTQVTLEYENDKIIGIDTIVLSVQHDEEVTLDKIKKDLKELVIKPVLEKYGYNISNVKKFYINPTGRFVIGGPHGDTGLTGRKIIVDTYGGYFKHGGGAFSGKDSSKVDRSAAYMCRYIAKNLVAAGVAKKCEVQLSYAIGVIEPTSIKVDTFGTSNIDEENIEKAVRKIFKLSPREIEKQFSLRKPCFKYRDLAAFGHIGRTDIDIPWEKLDKIEVIKEVLNV
- a CDS encoding peptide ABC transporter substrate-binding protein; protein product: MFKKRKNIILIILGLFIVLFPIFYTNLKNKMNKNNEIVTYNIYSKPNTIDPHQFRDMLAVQLMNTVYEGLLRQDENQNFIPALAKSFEEKSNILTFEIREDAKYSDGTKVTIDDIINGFRRALNPKTAARYSEMLFPIKNAKKYNKGEATNDELGVQNVNGKLVITLEKPTPYFKYVLTLPISFPVKEKFVDDIEDYTKALYNGPYIISSMNDDEIILTKNKYYWDNKNVQLNKVKFVALSDSFVIENLIKNEELDITSVDPIDIETKKKNNELFSYSNGRIWYLEFNLANEILNDKENRHIISESINRKKYIKDIREDDSIIAKSVISDLLGDYRKLHPDDTYLKDDIKSDKLKGKKIRLLTGNSTSEVKEANFLQEELRIKLGLEVEVLTVTFKDRLALTRSGDFDIVLNTYSPKHDDPLTILHRWYRPNKPSYNAWRKEEYINLIDKIENETDTKKRYEYINKAERILVDDAIIAPLFYSVENWFIRKNLKNIIVHPISNTMDIHKIKR